From Myxococcales bacterium, the proteins below share one genomic window:
- a CDS encoding NAD-dependent epimerase/dehydratase family protein translates to MSGTIGEPELEIAIDEPHESLPRGEGTVLVTGACGRLGKSLVRALHRDRRVIAVDRRPFPDRPKDVEHAQVDIRRKKLKDVFRSGHVEAVVHLGVMHDPRASDADHHSWNVAGFQKLLEYAVQFRVPKVVVLSSANVYGPQPDNAQFLPEDAPLLGGARFSEIRDLIEVDMLAQGFFWRHPSTETVILRPVHILGQVRNAASNFLRLPTIPTLMGFDPMVQVIHESDVVHAVTCALAPGMRGIFNVAGEEPLPLSRVVRTLGKTSLPVPYTLGKAVLRRLFALRLSSFPTPELDHIRYVCMVDDTHARTRLGFRPRVSIEDTIRSVDADRFR, encoded by the coding sequence ATGAGCGGCACCATCGGAGAGCCCGAACTCGAGATCGCCATCGACGAGCCTCACGAGTCGCTCCCGCGCGGCGAGGGCACGGTGCTCGTCACGGGGGCGTGTGGTCGCCTCGGAAAGAGCCTCGTGCGGGCGCTCCACCGCGACCGTCGGGTCATCGCCGTGGACCGCCGTCCGTTCCCCGATCGCCCCAAGGACGTCGAGCACGCGCAGGTCGACATCCGACGAAAGAAGCTCAAGGACGTCTTTCGTTCCGGTCACGTCGAAGCGGTGGTCCACCTCGGCGTCATGCACGACCCCCGCGCCTCCGACGCCGATCACCACTCGTGGAACGTGGCCGGCTTCCAGAAGCTCCTCGAGTACGCGGTGCAGTTCCGCGTGCCGAAGGTGGTCGTGCTCTCGAGCGCCAACGTGTACGGCCCTCAGCCCGACAACGCGCAGTTTCTCCCCGAGGACGCGCCGCTCCTCGGGGGAGCCCGGTTCAGCGAGATCCGCGACCTCATCGAGGTCGACATGCTCGCCCAGGGCTTCTTCTGGCGTCACCCTTCGACCGAGACCGTCATCCTCCGCCCCGTGCACATCCTCGGTCAGGTGCGGAACGCGGCGTCGAACTTCCTGCGGCTGCCGACGATTCCGACGCTCATGGGGTTCGACCCGATGGTGCAGGTCATCCACGAGTCGGACGTCGTCCACGCGGTCACGTGCGCCCTTGCGCCGGGCATGCGCGGCATCTTCAACGTGGCCGGCGAGGAGCCGCTCCCGCTGTCGCGTGTCGTGCGGACACTCGGAAAAACGAGCTTGCCCGTCCCCTACACGCTCGGAAAGGCCGTGCTCCGGCGACTCTTCGCCCTCCGGCTCTCGAGCTTCCCGACTCCCGAGCTCGACCATATTCGGTACGTCTGCATGGTCGACGACACCCACGCGCGGACGCGGCTCGGCTTCCGCCCGAGGGTCTCGATCGAGGACACGATACGTTCCGTCGACGCCGACCGCTTCCGCTGA
- a CDS encoding LD-carboxypeptidase, translated as MRAPPALRPKSRVAVVAPASGFPREELVRGLAVLADRYTVTMRSGAFSREGYLAGSDARRAEELAWAMTADGIEAIVCARGGYGITRIVDRLPWDAFVTRPRWIVGFSDVTALHLEAQARGIASVHAANVTGLSRTTPRERLALVRILEHHEGPVLRDLEVVHDGPAATGVVVGGNLTLVECQSAAGALVVPEGGVLVLEDVTERPYRLDRMLTSLARAGHLGRVSAIVLGDLTDCTPGPDGVTAEAVLRERTACLGVPVLAGAPFGHGRRNMPIPLGFTATVRPLAGTCTFAPPTG; from the coding sequence ATGCGAGCTCCGCCCGCCCTACGCCCGAAGAGTCGCGTCGCCGTCGTCGCGCCCGCGAGCGGCTTCCCGCGAGAGGAGCTCGTGCGCGGTCTCGCCGTCCTCGCCGATCGGTACACGGTGACGATGCGCTCCGGGGCCTTCTCGCGAGAGGGCTACCTCGCTGGCTCGGACGCCCGTCGCGCCGAGGAGCTCGCGTGGGCCATGACCGCCGACGGCATCGAGGCCATCGTGTGCGCCCGCGGCGGCTACGGGATCACCCGAATCGTCGATCGGCTCCCTTGGGACGCGTTCGTCACGCGCCCCCGGTGGATCGTGGGCTTCTCCGACGTGACGGCCCTCCACCTCGAGGCCCAGGCGAGGGGGATCGCCAGCGTGCACGCGGCGAACGTCACGGGGCTCTCGCGCACGACGCCGCGCGAGCGCCTGGCCCTCGTCCGGATCCTCGAGCACCACGAGGGACCCGTCCTTCGAGACCTCGAGGTCGTGCACGACGGGCCGGCCGCGACCGGAGTCGTGGTCGGTGGAAATCTGACCCTGGTCGAGTGCCAGTCGGCCGCAGGCGCCCTCGTGGTGCCCGAAGGGGGCGTGCTCGTCCTCGAGGACGTGACCGAGCGGCCCTACCGCCTCGACCGCATGCTCACCTCGCTCGCTCGCGCAGGGCACCTCGGTCGCGTGTCGGCCATCGTGCTCGGCGACCTGACGGACTGCACCCCCGGCCCCGATGGCGTCACGGCGGAGGCCGTCCTACGCGAGCGAACGGCCTGCCTTGGGGTGCCCGTCCTCGCTGGGGCACCGTTCGGTCATGGTCGGCGTAATATGCCGATTCCTTTGGGTTTTACGGCGACGGTTCGGCCCCTCGCGGGCACCTGTACGTTCGCCCCGCCCACGGGGTGA
- a CDS encoding tryptophan synthase subunit alpha translates to MSTARIAGAFERRRAAGQGVLVTYLCAGFPDLETSVAVALACVEGGADVLEIGCPFSDPTADGEVIARASTAALRRGGGLSTALEVAARVRAVSDVPLVLFGYYNPIFVAGERETAQRALAAGVDAFLVVDLPPEEEQELGPAASELGLGVVPLVAPTTRESRIARLAGARPLPPFVYCVSVTGVTGRAADGLAVASRRAREIGDRVGAPAVVGFGVTGPSSAREAGLHADGVVVGSALVQVVEDATARGLSPSETAKLVREATSPLAHAVHTRNEPSAPPPSAPRT, encoded by the coding sequence GCGGGTCAAGGTGTGCTCGTCACCTACCTGTGCGCAGGTTTCCCAGATCTCGAGACGTCCGTCGCGGTCGCGCTCGCGTGCGTCGAAGGCGGCGCCGACGTGCTGGAGATCGGGTGTCCTTTCAGTGATCCCACCGCCGACGGCGAGGTCATCGCCCGAGCCTCGACCGCCGCTCTTCGCCGAGGCGGAGGCCTCTCGACCGCGCTCGAGGTAGCGGCTCGCGTGCGGGCCGTGAGCGACGTCCCGTTGGTGCTTTTCGGCTACTACAACCCCATCTTCGTCGCCGGGGAGCGCGAGACGGCACAGCGCGCGCTCGCCGCCGGCGTGGACGCGTTCCTCGTCGTCGATCTGCCGCCCGAAGAAGAGCAAGAGCTCGGCCCTGCGGCGAGCGAGCTCGGGCTCGGGGTGGTACCGCTCGTCGCGCCGACGACCCGCGAGTCACGCATCGCCCGCCTCGCCGGCGCGCGCCCCCTCCCGCCCTTCGTGTACTGCGTGTCGGTCACCGGGGTGACCGGGCGCGCCGCCGACGGCCTCGCCGTGGCCTCGCGCCGCGCGCGGGAGATCGGTGATCGCGTGGGCGCCCCGGCGGTGGTCGGGTTCGGGGTGACCGGCCCGTCGTCCGCGCGCGAGGCCGGCCTCCACGCCGATGGAGTCGTGGTCGGCAGCGCGCTCGTGCAGGTCGTCGAGGACGCCACCGCACGCGGGCTCTCCCCGTCCGAGACGGCGAAGCTCGTCAGGGAAGCCACCTCACCGCTCGCCCACGCCGTGCACACGCGAAACGAGCCCTCCGCCCCCCCTCCGTCCGCGCCACGAACGTAA
- a CDS encoding metallophosphoesterase family protein produces MLLLCISDVHGNLDALRAVLATAEKRSFHKLLVAGDLVFPGPTAEYVPGTALETWRRLLAANAILVQGVTDRALVTLDASAVVAKTDHEKAMLSRVLDVRRELGDLVLERMRRLPTHQRVPLEDGGELVLVHGSPADPGEAITHDLDDEEVSALMGTDPADVVVCGMSHVPFTRELGDLKIVNVGSVGEAPDGAADLPNGKKRPRVAHAAWIETTPAGLAIEHIAVPLDG; encoded by the coding sequence ATGCTCCTCCTCTGCATTTCCGACGTCCACGGCAACCTCGACGCCCTCCGGGCCGTGCTCGCGACCGCCGAGAAGCGAAGCTTCCACAAGCTGCTCGTGGCCGGCGATCTCGTGTTCCCGGGGCCCACCGCCGAGTACGTCCCGGGCACCGCCCTCGAGACGTGGAGGCGCCTCCTCGCGGCGAACGCCATCCTCGTGCAAGGGGTGACCGACCGGGCGCTCGTCACGCTCGACGCGTCGGCGGTCGTGGCCAAGACGGACCACGAGAAGGCGATGCTCTCGCGGGTCCTCGACGTCCGCCGCGAGCTCGGGGATCTCGTGCTCGAGCGGATGCGGCGCCTCCCCACCCACCAGCGTGTCCCCCTCGAGGATGGCGGTGAGCTCGTGCTCGTTCATGGCTCGCCGGCCGATCCAGGTGAAGCCATCACCCACGATCTCGACGACGAAGAGGTCAGCGCGCTCATGGGCACGGACCCGGCCGACGTCGTCGTGTGCGGAATGAGCCACGTTCCCTTCACGCGAGAGCTGGGCGACCTCAAGATCGTGAACGTCGGGAGCGTGGGCGAGGCCCCCGATGGCGCCGCCGACCTCCCGAACGGCAAGAAGCGCCCGAGGGTCGCACACGCCGCCTGGATCGAGACCACTCCTGCCGGGCTCGCCATCGAGCACATCGCCGTCCCCCTCGACGGGTGA
- a CDS encoding acyltransferase family protein, whose amino-acid sequence MTARLGEEFNERLARVPVSLMSSGVDPFGMDPEWTKYALASVALLHRHYFRTDVVGTENIPPGRCLLIANHSGQIPIDGALIGASLFMDAEPPRFMRAMVEKWSQTLPFVSVFFSRVGQVVGVPENAKRLLERDEVLLVFPEGAKGISKTYDQRYKLADFGLGFMRLALETGTPIVPVSVVGGEEQYVNVKNVDTLARLLRMPSFPIIPQLLLPGGALPLPTKYRITFGEPMFFEGDPDDDDAVIDEKVQLVRDTVQAMVTRGVRQRKSVFFG is encoded by the coding sequence ATGACCGCGCGGCTCGGCGAGGAGTTCAACGAGCGCCTCGCGCGTGTGCCCGTGAGCCTCATGTCGTCGGGCGTCGACCCCTTCGGGATGGACCCGGAGTGGACGAAGTACGCGCTCGCCTCGGTCGCGCTCCTGCATCGCCACTACTTCCGCACGGACGTCGTAGGGACCGAGAACATTCCCCCTGGGCGATGCCTGCTCATCGCGAACCACTCCGGGCAAATTCCCATCGACGGCGCGCTCATCGGGGCCTCGCTCTTCATGGACGCCGAGCCACCGCGCTTCATGCGCGCCATGGTCGAGAAGTGGTCGCAGACCCTGCCCTTCGTGTCGGTGTTCTTCTCGCGCGTCGGCCAGGTGGTCGGCGTCCCGGAGAACGCGAAGCGGCTGCTCGAGCGCGACGAGGTCTTGCTCGTGTTCCCCGAAGGCGCCAAGGGCATCTCGAAGACGTACGACCAACGCTACAAGCTCGCCGACTTCGGCCTCGGTTTCATGCGCCTCGCCCTCGAGACCGGCACGCCCATCGTGCCCGTGAGCGTGGTCGGAGGCGAAGAGCAGTACGTGAACGTGAAGAACGTCGACACGCTCGCGCGGCTCCTCCGCATGCCGTCGTTCCCGATCATCCCTCAGCTGCTCCTGCCGGGCGGAGCGCTCCCTTTGCCGACGAAGTACCGCATCACGTTCGGCGAGCCGATGTTCTTCGAGGGGGATCCCGACGATGACGACGCCGTGATCGACGAGAAGGTGCAGCTCGTCCGGGACACGGTCCAGGCCATGGTGACCCGGGGCGTCCGTCAGCGAAAGAGCGTATTTTTCGGATGA